A portion of the Acidisarcina polymorpha genome contains these proteins:
- a CDS encoding NAD(P)-binding protein, with amino-acid sequence MSYSDKELGMGRRITRRDFMNGMAMTIASTAVGHTLHAQDSREPQNTPGYNPPAIEGLRGSHEGSYTVAHSVRDGSFWEHAGAAEATGESYDLVVVGCGISGLSAARFFLQSAGPRARVLILDPHDDFGGHAKRNEFKVDGTRMLGFGGTYAIESPKPYSPVAKQVVQDLGIDVESFSQVSDGKLFPSLGLEPKIFFDKETFGSDRLVVDPAPVWGGKAAAEAQSDAWRRFAADAPMTDKAKADYRRLHTSQVDFMPGMTSSEKKAKLARMSYANYLSDFCRADPQVIAVQQALPQPLYGLGIDAVSAQDAWGLGFAGFNGLNLAAGAGPGMGRDAIPNEEAEKYFFHFPDGNASIARLLVRSLIPEAVPGSNAQDIVTSQVKYDRLDRAGNAVRIRLSSTVVKVKHVGDPATASEVEVSYSQQGKLRRVRAGHCVLACWHTMIPYLTTELPDTQVEALRSSEKVPIVYTNVALRNWEAFVKLKAGSTYAPGSYFTNVSLDQRVSIGEYHATTRPEEPIVLTMHHFPGSPGLPARAQHRAGRAQLYGTPFATFERNIREQLARSLGSGGFDPAKDIAAITVNRWPHGYAYQYNSLWDPFWLEGGLQSCVEARKPFGRITIANADADAYAYTDCAIDQAHRAISELKVSQKA; translated from the coding sequence ATGAGCTACAGCGACAAGGAACTCGGAATGGGCCGAAGAATTACCCGCCGGGATTTCATGAACGGCATGGCAATGACGATCGCCAGCACAGCAGTGGGCCACACGCTCCATGCGCAGGACAGTCGCGAGCCACAAAATACGCCCGGCTACAATCCGCCCGCGATCGAGGGCCTGCGTGGTAGTCACGAGGGTTCCTACACGGTCGCGCATAGCGTCCGGGATGGCAGTTTCTGGGAGCATGCCGGCGCCGCCGAAGCCACCGGGGAGAGCTATGATCTCGTCGTGGTGGGTTGCGGCATCAGCGGGCTATCCGCCGCAAGGTTCTTTCTTCAGAGCGCCGGCCCTCGCGCCCGTGTGCTGATTCTCGATCCTCACGACGACTTTGGAGGCCATGCCAAGCGCAATGAGTTCAAAGTAGACGGAACCAGGATGCTGGGGTTCGGCGGAACCTATGCAATCGAGAGCCCCAAGCCTTATAGTCCGGTCGCAAAACAAGTCGTGCAAGACCTTGGAATAGACGTCGAAAGCTTCAGCCAGGTCTCCGACGGAAAGCTATTTCCCTCGCTCGGCCTCGAGCCAAAAATCTTTTTCGACAAGGAGACCTTCGGCAGTGACCGGCTGGTCGTCGACCCAGCCCCGGTTTGGGGCGGAAAGGCCGCAGCGGAGGCGCAATCCGATGCTTGGCGGCGTTTTGCAGCGGACGCCCCGATGACGGACAAAGCCAAGGCAGACTACCGTCGTCTGCACACCTCTCAGGTCGACTTCATGCCTGGAATGACTTCCAGCGAGAAGAAGGCAAAACTGGCGCGGATGAGTTATGCCAATTATCTAAGCGATTTCTGCCGTGCGGATCCGCAGGTGATTGCGGTGCAGCAGGCGCTTCCGCAGCCACTCTATGGATTGGGCATCGATGCGGTCTCCGCTCAGGATGCCTGGGGTCTCGGCTTCGCAGGATTCAACGGCTTGAATTTAGCTGCCGGGGCGGGCCCGGGAATGGGGCGAGATGCCATTCCAAACGAAGAGGCGGAGAAATACTTCTTTCACTTCCCGGATGGCAACGCATCGATCGCCAGGCTCCTGGTGCGCAGCCTTATCCCCGAGGCAGTGCCTGGCAGCAATGCACAGGACATTGTCACCAGCCAGGTGAAATATGACCGGCTTGATCGAGCGGGCAATGCGGTTCGGATTCGCCTCAGCAGCACGGTCGTCAAGGTCAAGCATGTGGGCGATCCTGCCACCGCCAGCGAAGTCGAAGTCTCTTACTCGCAGCAGGGTAAGCTCAGGCGGGTACGCGCCGGCCATTGCGTCCTGGCTTGCTGGCACACCATGATTCCCTACCTGACAACGGAGTTGCCGGATACGCAAGTGGAGGCGCTCCGTTCCTCGGAGAAAGTTCCAATCGTCTATACCAATGTCGCTTTGCGGAACTGGGAAGCATTTGTAAAGTTGAAGGCCGGTTCTACATACGCGCCAGGAAGCTACTTCACAAATGTAAGTCTCGACCAAAGAGTCAGCATCGGTGAGTATCATGCGACGACTCGGCCAGAGGAGCCGATCGTGCTCACGATGCATCATTTTCCCGGCAGCCCAGGGCTTCCTGCCCGGGCGCAGCATCGCGCCGGACGTGCCCAGCTGTATGGCACCCCGTTCGCCACCTTCGAGCGGAACATACGCGAGCAACTGGCGCGCAGTCTGGGCAGCGGAGGGTTCGACCCGGCGAAGGACATCGCCGCGATCACCGTAAACCGATGGCCCCATGGGTATGCCTATCAATACAACTCCCTGTGGGATCCGTTCTGGTTAGAGGGTGGCTTGCAATCT